The following nucleotide sequence is from Lytechinus pictus isolate F3 Inbred chromosome 10, Lp3.0, whole genome shotgun sequence.
attgattgatctgactgagttttttttttaatttaaatttccTCCATCCACAATGCCCCACAATGAACTGCCAACACCTGGAAGTTAAATGTTAATaacagggatgccacttttccgtATTTAAAGGGAATTCCGGCTTTTTTCCTGCTATCTGTCTTATTTCCGTATTTccgacttttcctgttttctgtgtattaaaaaaaacggaaagtcctccttttttcccccCTATCTCTCTTGCGATGCATGTCGATCGACCGAGTGAGAGATATTTCCCCgagatatttgcttttatacagtacataatttataaacgcgcgcactgcctactacgttcattgagatatgctttatcaaggctttctgattagaattatcgatatcctggccaatcaatgcgagcgacaagttccgaacgcacgcacatagacaagcgcaaagtagcggcacgaatcgctgtataatagcgactggtaaatacgtctgtacagatgatgacgtcatccaagatggcaacttacgatgaccaacgaaggaatcgaggatgactaagttttgatcatcatttgaaaggaattagcggtaactgcggtctaaggtacgatgtttctgaattttatatattttcttgtaagtttggatgtaattatttttttataatgtgacattttatgtaccaaaaacgatccgaaaatcgggtttccgccgaatgttagatctaacgttactgcttcATGCTGATAtggaacccagggagctccggcccgcaaagcgggtcggagctccctgggttagctgatacgttgtctgtatgtacgggccaacaactcttcagtctatgtattggtgagtggagccaacgcggttcagctgaacaaccaaaatacagagactgaagcttttggtctagcgttctatgagaaacacacaactaactaccgtcagtttttcaaacctaattgacttcaaagtcatcgatcacaacaaggtaagaagccacttggtcctcccccctcccctaaatttgaggtgggggcggatcccctcctaatttttttttttttattttttatttttttttagcttgtccaattttttacctgtgacatgtgtccatcccaaaattaaaggtggacccccctaaaaaacaattttcttgGACACTATCCCGGCCCGCaataagtttcagtatttttggaggacacctatTGGCATCCCTGTAATAAGGACCTCAGTGTCATTTTAAGGCCGAATGTTGCACTCTTTTGGTGGGAAATCCTATTGCTAACTCCTTGGGACAATTATATCTAGTTCTCTGTAAAAAAATCTTGTATTAGCAAATCATAATCTTTCCAATGAAAGCTGAATACAATGCATGGTTTCAAGTCTGATGTTGACATTTGTTGCTGGTTCTCAGCCAATTTTTGCATCAGCACAGCAccaaatttaatatttgtcCTGGGATGAATATCATTACAGGAGTTGAGCTATCAATAATATCATttcaatcattatttgtaaactCAGATTAGGTGTTGGAACTTTGGAAGGTAATCTAAATAGTGCATCTATCACTAGCACCAGTTCTAACACCAAACATGAAATCACTTATTGTGTAATGAATTGATCTGCGTCATAGcagtatattttttcaatatcgTAATGATAAATCATACTTTCATCTCCCCCAAATTTATTCTCCTTAGGTGTAACAGGAAAGTACCAGCACAGAAGAGGTTCACGATACATCGATGTCCCAATATACTCACGCTTTGCCTCAAGAGGTAATCAAACTATTCTAAGGAATCATTTCTTTTCTTACCTTGTAGCCCACTGGTACCATGCGAGATATGCATTTAGTCTATTGGAAGGGAGGAGTTCAGTAGTAAATATGATAAAGTGTAGGAGAAATGTTCTTTAACATCATGAAGGTTGGCACTCACTTCAAGGAGATGAATTGGAATGTGATTCCACAATATAGGGCTTAGGTTTTTAATAAAACTCATCCTGAATTTGTATTAATTCATAGTTTAAGTAGTATTTCACATTAAACCTGATCAGATTATCATCTTCACATAGCTACAGTTTTCTTACAGTGTGCAGTGAAGTAATTTTATCACAGTCGATTTAATGATTCAGAAGTGATGAAGTCTAATACCTGTCTGAGAACTTTGTTCATTAATGAGGACTTTGGATTAGTTCCTGATCTGGTCATATTTGCAACAAATGTTAAAACCATAATTGGTGCTAGGTATTCATGGAATaatgatttagatttagatttttatttccgttcaacaattttttcaaaatataatcaaagtaacaatacatattcaatataatcgataatacagacaaTCAAAGGTGCAAATAACAAGtgcaaatgaaaagaggaacttggcaggtgcacaggtcgtaatgtattgtatcatgttgtagtgttgttgttttttttataagtaaagTTTGACAAATTTATTGGCAGTTAAAGGTTAAGTTATTATGTAGTTTTAGTTTAGGTTATGTGTTAGCTTGACTTGTTGGTGTGGAGTATTGACAAATGAGTTGAACtctaaacgtttttttttttaacaatctgTGAGAGAATGGAATTGCGTGCAGGTCTGGGAAAACCTAACCCCTTCCTCCTCCCCTCAAAGATAATTTaatataaaagtgaaaaatagaaaataaacaatataaaaataaataaaatgaataaatataacgaaatttgaaaacagatgaaaaataaagattgaagaaaaaacaaattgattaatgaaatatattgaaaaatagacaaataaaaatcatgccAACAGAGCAATGAAAACTATATAATTCTATGATTGTGCTGTTATACTTTCTGTCTGAGGTGTAACAAGTAACAAGTAAGCTGGTAAACTAAAGGGAAGTAATTAACCGTAAATTCATGAGAAGCAATGTGTGCATAATTTACAATTACTCAGCAttgattattattgattattaaTTGAATTATTTAGATTAAGTTGGTGGATGCTATTTAGCTCTCAGTTCTGTTTACCTTTAATTAAACTGCTCTCAAAATCTGTATCTTATTGTGAAGGGGAAATGTTTTGTTTCTCAGTGAGTTTATTCTTCATTCATTTGATATCCCACTGAGGTAAAGTTGTATTCTCATAAAATAGAGTCTATTaattatcactttttttaataatttgaaacaCTTCTTCCAGGTTTGAATTCAACCGTTTCAGCATGGGTAAGATTAACAAGGAAGTCAGCTTCTCAGAATACCTCAACCTGCGTCCATTCATGAGTGAAAATAAAGTAAGTGTCATCGTGCTAAATATGACTAGAGTTTAGTTAAGATTTGGACTCGGGCATGAGTTGTCTTGGGTGTTTTCAAATGTGATGAAATCTAACACCTGTCCTAGAACTTTGTTCAAATTTGAGGACTTTGGATTAGTTCCTGATCTGTAAACCATTCTTCAATTGATTCATTATCTTTGCTTTCATTTGTGATACAAAAATCTACCATTATATTCCCCCACTGACCGACCCTGCCCAATCATTTCTCTATTACTATGATGCAGATCATTGTGATTTATCAGTTTGATGATCCTGTTATATTAAAtgagtgttgtggcccagtggattagtctccggactttgatacatagggtcgtgggttcaaatcccagccacggcgtagtttccttcagcaagaaatttatccacattgtgctgcactcaacccagatgaggtgaatgggtacctggcaggaattttttccttgaaatgccaaGCGCTGGAAgctagctgcttgagctacagctggggtaatgatatccaagtcctttggaagcgcatagagacgttattcataatgtgttatgcgctatacaagaactgactattattattaatattatattttcatgactCTATTTAAATTGTCAGAAGTTTTATTCATGTGGCCCGACAACAAACTTTCATCTAACCCATTTGCTCATGAATTTATTGATGAATTCACCATTTAAAAAGACTATGAATTTAGACCACATTCACTACTTATGTCTACACCTGGAAATCCTTTGTCACATTTTCAGGTAGTCTAACTCTGCTGTAAATTATGCATTTAATGAGAAAATGTGATTAAACTCATTTGATTCTCTATCTATTCAGGGTCCTCCTGTTGGGTTTCAGCTGTATGCTGTCCTCAAGCATGAGGGTGGCTCCTGTAACTCTGGCCATTACTACTGCTACGTGCGCGCCCCCAACCAGTCATGGTACTGTATGAACGACTCCTATGTCAGTCAGTGCAGTCTGAACAGGGTTCTCAACCAGAATGCCTATGTTCTCTTCTACATCAAGAAACCACCCAAGCCCAGTGTCAATGGGAACAACCAGGTAAAAAGCCATAAGCCATCAATGATGAAATGGGTGACTTCAAGATTGGTGTTGAGAGAATGAATCTAGCTGCATATCCTAGCTATAACACCGAATGTAGGTTTACAAAAATGGTACCAATCATATTACTGATACCTATGTCGTCATTGTTTTTGACAACATGAGTGAGATTGCCTCACCAAGGTCCAACACGGAATGTGGGTTTACAAAAATGGTTTCAATCACATTATTGATcgctcaacaactagtgagagCATCTATCGTATGGCTAGCACTCTCCTCATTTCAAGCTCGATATTGGTGTTAATGTCAGCTCAACATATTGATGATGGTGTTAAAGTCAGCTCTACACTAATACCAGCTGGCagcactgaacttgaaatcacccaatgtatGATATAGAATTGGAGATGGTATTGTCCTCTTGcaaacttttttgttttctttgatgtTGGGCATACAGGATTGGCATTCAGAATTATACAGATATGAgcacaaaaaattaaaaaaaaataatgtgagatAGAGTGATATTTTAGGTATTGAAGTATTTTCCCATCCTTTGGggaatgaaatttattttattttgttggaGATTATGTGTCACATATTGTAATCGAAATTCTAAATTTCTATGGATGTCAGTCTTCGAAAAAAAGtgtaaaacaattaattttgtgCTTGCTGTACTATTTAAAAATCTTAAAACTAGTGTGGGCCTTTGTATGACATACAGTTGTaatcaaaagttagtgaaacccactacaaaatgcactccttcatacTGAGTGTTTAATGTAGACAACTACTCTACAATATTCGGAGAGTCCAGAGATATGAATGTAATATTGtgtcacctgacttcacaagtaaatatctaaaacatggaaGAACTTTAACACTTTAGATACGTTCATTTTCTGgttgggttcactaacttttgagcaccactgtatgaCTTCCTACGTATGCTTTGTGCAATACTCCAGTCAGATCCACAAAAGTATGACTTAGTATTTGTGAGaaataaatttattcaaatgtAAAATCATTACAGTTTGTGTAGATTGAATCACCAGTCCACCACCTTGGGAAAATGAAAGGACATGAAACTTTAACTTTTCATTGTTCAATAGGAATAAATGATGTTCTCAAGGTAAATCAGATGTGATGATAGCTAAACTTGTCTTAGAAAATTTGTTTCTTTGAGACATATTTACTAGTGAAGACATTGGATTAGTTCCTGACCTGAAATAGAAGAAAGATATGAAGCATTCAGTTTTTACTTATGATAAGGAAATTCCACTTTGGTAATATGTAAATCTAGAATGAAAATGCCTTTTCATCAGGGACAAAGCGAATAACTTGACTACTGGAGAATATGATTTTAATCCATTGTTCATAGGTGCAGTCACAGCAGACCAGCAAACAAATGCCAAAGACAGCCACCTCTCCTAGTATCATCCAAAAGGCTTCAAACCCCCATCAAGGCTCCATTGGCACACCCATCGCCAGGCCCAAGCCTACTCCTCCCAGGCCGACTACGCCAACGTCGCACGCGCCACTCACACCAAAGCCAAAGATCATCAGGGAGCCAGAGAAGAAGCCGCAGACGTTCACCCCTACAGCCAAGCACACCTTGCCTCAGACAATCGCTCCACCTGGGAAGAGAGACAAGTTATCCTTTGTGATCAAAAGCAAAGGTGTCGCAAGTACTCTTCAGAGTTTGAAGCATGGACAGGGTAGCGGGAGTGGGGAGATCAAAGGCAACATTCCTCAGGACAAAGGTGTCGTTTCAGGTGTTCATCGGAGTGATTCATCAAGTGTGTCTGGGAAATCACCATTGAGGGTGAAGAATAATGGAGATGcccaaacaaagaaacaaaaacctCCTggaacaatgaagaaaaaagaagaagaaaaatcgTCAGAGTCAACAAAGAAGGCAGTGACTGTGCCAAAGGTCAACAAACACTCATCTCTAGTGCCATATGACAATGACGACGACTCCAGCTCATCCAGTGACTCTGATACAAACTATGATGCTGTTGTAGAGCGTCTGAGCAAGGGAACAGTAAAGGATGTTGGTGCCTCATCTAGTAACAGTAGTAAAGACATCAAAGGGGATTCAGAGATGAAACCCCCTGATGCAGCTGCATTAGAGAGAGATAAGAGGTCTGCTCTTGCAAACAGTACAAACTTGACTGCCATTCGCAAGACAGACTCACCCCTCAAATTGACTATCACCACCAATGGTAACGCACAGCGGATCATGAGCACGACACCATGGAGGGTTACAGACGGTGATCAACAGGTGTCACCGTCGGTCACATCAGATAGCAGCAATCATAGCAATCAGTCCTCAAATTCAACCAGTGAGTGGGCGGTCAATGATAAAAAGGATAAGCCAAAAGTTGAAGAAACAATTAAGAAAGAAGCCTATCATGTTGGCTGGAGCGTGAAGCCTTCCCCCTCCCGCAATGGTTTGAGTAAGGTCAGGCCTGACAATGGGGAAGACAGAAGGACAAGCTCACCCACAAAGACCCCATgcaagataaagaaagaagtgACTTTAGGGAATGGTACAAAAAATAGGACTCTGTTTTCCCCCAAGgaggaaaaatcatttgtgagCAAGAGAGAAAAACTAGGCATTGTTACTAAGCAGGTGAATGGCAAACACGCGAACCAAGATAGGACTAAGCCGATTGTGTCTGAAAATGGGACAGACGTGCAAGTTGGTTCTGATATTACGAAGGAGAGGGAAAAACCCAATGGGAAATCATTTGTCCATCAGGAGTCTAGCAGCACAAAACATGGGGTGGATGCACAAAACACTAATGGTAAAAAGAATGGCACACATATCAAGAAGAACAATACTAGCTCAAGTGATGATAGTGAAAGTGAGCAGGAGATCACAAAAAACAAATCTGAGTCAGAGGTCATGCctaagaagaaaaggaaaaagaagaagatgttTGTTAGTGATGCTGATCAACCAGCAACCAGTGAATCGAATGGAAAGAATGAGAGCAAGGATGCCAATGAGAAAGGAGTGGATGTTGGTAAGAGCGAGAAGTTACCGGAGAGTGATGCATTCCGGAAGTACCGTGGGGCGGGGAAGAGCGGGGAGTATCGCAGCGACTCGGACAGCGATCACAGCAGCCATGCCACTTTCAAGAGGAAGAACGGACAGCAGACCCCTGTGGGTCAGCAGCATCAGCGCTTCCGACCGCCTCCACAACACTTTCAAGAGAGATTTTGCTCACCTACGGATAGCGATTACGATGAAGATTCCCCTGTCGGACCTCACAACCATATACCATGGAGGAAACGGTCATATCCAAGTGACCAGGGGTATTATGAGGACAGGCCACACCCTCCGCAACATGGGCATGACCCCAGGAATCACTGGTATGGAGCACCTCTTGGAAACaagaggaagaagatgatgaatgGCTATGATGATGGATACGGGAAGCAGGACCAAAGGAGATTCAGACAAGAAGGTGAGATATAAAGATCGTTTggcagaaaaaatataaatcatattgtaATGCATGAGATAGTAGGTACCACACCCCATTACAGTCAAATGATTTATTTGAGGattatttcatcttttgtttattattttctttgaaaacttAATTGATATTTGTTGTGTCATTATCATGAATAATCCCAGAGACTTCTAGAGGGCAATGcaagatgattttgaaaataatacaagttTTACAGTcttgaaaaaatagaaagaaacaaatataGTAACAAAGCAcagaaaatatcagaaataatacaagtatttttttcacaatttcTAAGCTTGATCTAAAAGGCCAACTCTATATGGAATATGAACCTACAAAATAGAATAATAATGTTCATGATTTTGTTAATTGTGATTGGTTCTGACCCATTTTCTACCACTCCAGGCCACTACCAAAACTGGGATCATCACATCCAAGATGGGTTTCCACGGCGACCGGGTGGAGACGGTCCTCACAAGATGAGCCATTCTTGGGATGGAACAAGGAGACATCAACAAGGAGACGTGATGGACTTCCTCAACAAGTCTTCTCATAAAGGATATGGTCCATCAGGTGAGAGGGATTGATATAAAACATTCAAGGAGAAGGCCGTTCCAAAGATCTGTTTGTAAATTTATGGACAACTCTATGATGGACTCGAGTATAAACTGCTGAAATTTGATCTCAAAGTTATTCCTCAACCATGGTATTAtgatgtatacattttttttttacaagtgaaAACAGTTTTTGGTAGcaatctttatttttacttttttttcaataattgggATCAAAACTTAGAAGggctgaaaatttgaaatttcccTAAAATTTCATCCATCAAACCATGCAAAATGCGGTCGAGATAGGTGATTAAGCATTTGATATTTGCCAGTGAATAATTTGGAAGTTACTCTTGAGACTTGAAAAATTAGTTTTAATTTTAATGTGCACTCACTTATTCGTGACAGAACATGTAACTTTAATCCTAGTCACTCATAATTTTGTGCACGATTAAATGTAATGTTCTCAGTAAGTTGACTTGATGTGTATGTCTTTGATCCAATGCAGCAATTTCATTAAGGCATTTAGGTCTGTTAACTATTTATTCAGACATGATGATATCTAATACCTGTCCTAGAACTTTGTTCATTAATGAGGACTTTTGGATTAGTTCCTGAtctgaaattacatcacaattttttaaagcattttattACAAAgcttccaaaactttttgatcAATTGTGATTTTACTctgaaataagtaaaataagtgTAAGAATTAACAAAATTTTGCCTGAAACATGTTAGTTAAAAAAGTCATGCCATttgataagggggggggggggggtcgttaaTGTTAATGTGAAGTTTAGTATTGAGGATTAAACATATGTTTTGATGTGTCGTTCAGGTATTAAACATACATGCCAGTTATTGTAACAATCCCAAAATAGTTGAACAGAATCTAAAAAATTACCATCaagtatttaaaataaatataaatgaaaaatatgtgctCAATGGTAGAAAATGTACAATCGCAGAGAAATGAACGAGAATTTGATAATTAATTGtaccaaaattattcaaattcatcTATTAtatgtttactatgtgaattaATGCATGAAATCTGAATTTCGCTGTAAATCGTAAACGGCCAATTTAAATGGAGGTGGGGGctaacccctccccctccccttggGGTTGGATAGGGTTAACACCCCaaaatttctattttcattgaGTGTACACTATATACTGATCTAAccctttttaatttattttgtcttgCAGTACCAAACTGGGACGGTGGACGGAGTGCTATCGACGAGGAGGTTGCAAGGGACCATGCCAACATGAAACGGAGAAATACATGGAATGAGGACTACGATAGAGGGAAGGTAAGAAGAATCACAGTTTAGGACAATGCCGCAGAATAATCCACTTTTTTGTGCATTCAACCCCCATTTCTACCATTCTTCACGTCATTAACTCCTCAAGCCATGACAGTTTGAAGGCATTACATCTTTTCATATggactagaaaaaaaaacaggcaaATCATTTTAGGAAGGTTCCTCAAAAAGGGGGTCAGATGTACATACATTTGTTAACTGATGGATTTAGGGACAGCATTAGTTGACAGAGGATGATGTGTATAAAGATAAATGGTAACACCCACAGTTTAACAATACAGACAAACTTGTCTAAATTGAGTTTGCTTTGACTCAAAAAGATTACTTTCACCTCTAGGTCTGTTCATTTAGCATTACGGAAAAGCAGGAGCCAATGAAAGAGTGAGCTGTCGTGAATATCTTTACTGGAGTTGTTGCTTTTTCATAGCTATATCTTTACAGATGTTGGGTGGTAATgattaactacatgtactatttacaaaataatagaGATGTGTAATTCTTATTATAGTAATTTCCATAACAATACCCTTCACGATATGAATATTATTGACCGAATGCTGCTGCAATGC
It contains:
- the LOC129269229 gene encoding ubiquitin carboxyl-terminal hydrolase 36-like isoform X2, with the translated sequence MTIDDTLRRDLFKSKAKSGDRERSGTKAYDIDLDKQLVSSSKQVLLKNVDFQPAQKDISFRLQNLRGKYVPLNAAKSNSQSEGSKKSQGYSHKGKMSLQEESPNRSDGIPPPKQVLCRPDRVRLDWQKCYRVGSGLINMGNTCFLNSTLQCLTYTAPLANYLLSHQHKQECRAYGFCILCDLYTHIQRAFQHPNQAIRPMNMIHKLKSIAKHMHIGRQEDAHEFLRYVIEAMQKSCLSGYDKLDRYSKETSPVHQIFGGYYRSRVTCAACQCKSDTFDPFLDISLDIKHAPSVPKALMRLIQPETLDGDNAYQCKRCNRKVPAQKRFTIHRCPNILTLCLKRFEFNRFSMGKINKEVSFSEYLNLRPFMSENKGPPVGFQLYAVLKHEGGSCNSGHYYCYVRAPNQSWYCMNDSYVSQCSLNRVLNQNAYVLFYIKKPPKPSVNGNNQVQSQQTSKQMPKTATSPSIIQKASNPHQGSIGTPIARPKPTPPRPTTPTSHAPLTPKPKIIREPEKKPQTFTPTAKHTLPQTIAPPGKRDKLSFVIKSKGVASTLQSLKHGQGSGSGEIKGNIPQDKGVVSGVHRSDSSSVSGKSPLRVKNNGDAQTKKQKPPGTMKKKEEEKSSESTKKAVTVPKVNKHSSLVPYDNDDDSSSSSDSDTNYDAVVERLSKGTVKDVGASSSNSSKDIKGDSEMKPPDAAALERDKRSALANSTNLTAIRKTDSPLKLTITTNGNAQRIMSTTPWRVTDGDQQVSPSVTSDSSNHSNQSSNSTSEWAVNDKKDKPKVEETIKKEAYHVGWSVKPSPSRNGLSKVRPDNGEDRRTSSPTKTPCKIKKEVTLGNGTKNRTLFSPKEEKSFVSKREKLGIVTKQVNGKHANQDRTKPIVSENGTDVQVGSDITKEREKPNGKSFVHQESSSTKHGVDAQNTNGKKNGTHIKKNNTSSSDDSESEQEITKNKSESEVMPKKKRKKKKMFVSDADQPATSESNGKNESKDANEKGVDVGKSEKLPESDAFRKYRGAGKSGEYRSDSDSDHSSHATFKRKNGQQTPVGQQHQRFRPPPQHFQERFCSPTDSDYDEDSPVGPHNHIPWRKRSYPSDQGYYEDRPHPPQHGHDPRNHWYGAPLGNKRKKMMNGYDDGYGKQDQRRFRQEGHYQNWDHHIQDGFPRRPGGDGPHKMSHSWDGTRRHQQGDVMDFLNKSSHKGYGPSVPNWDGGRSAIDEEVARDHANMKRRNTWNEDYDRGKVKKMRKPFHPQDQFSGHHNAFQHVQNHRNKGNFHGHRGGFNQFHHMKKSQSWHAGNRRMR
- the LOC129269229 gene encoding ubiquitin carboxyl-terminal hydrolase 36-like isoform X1, which codes for MVRMTIDDTLRRDLFKSKAKSGDRERSGTKAYDIDLDKQLVSSSKQVLLKNVDFQPAQKDISFRLQNLRGKYVPLNAAKSNSQSEGSKKSQGYSHKGKMSLQEESPNRSDGIPPPKQVLCRPDRVRLDWQKCYRVGSGLINMGNTCFLNSTLQCLTYTAPLANYLLSHQHKQECRAYGFCILCDLYTHIQRAFQHPNQAIRPMNMIHKLKSIAKHMHIGRQEDAHEFLRYVIEAMQKSCLSGYDKLDRYSKETSPVHQIFGGYYRSRVTCAACQCKSDTFDPFLDISLDIKHAPSVPKALMRLIQPETLDGDNAYQCKRCNRKVPAQKRFTIHRCPNILTLCLKRFEFNRFSMGKINKEVSFSEYLNLRPFMSENKGPPVGFQLYAVLKHEGGSCNSGHYYCYVRAPNQSWYCMNDSYVSQCSLNRVLNQNAYVLFYIKKPPKPSVNGNNQVQSQQTSKQMPKTATSPSIIQKASNPHQGSIGTPIARPKPTPPRPTTPTSHAPLTPKPKIIREPEKKPQTFTPTAKHTLPQTIAPPGKRDKLSFVIKSKGVASTLQSLKHGQGSGSGEIKGNIPQDKGVVSGVHRSDSSSVSGKSPLRVKNNGDAQTKKQKPPGTMKKKEEEKSSESTKKAVTVPKVNKHSSLVPYDNDDDSSSSSDSDTNYDAVVERLSKGTVKDVGASSSNSSKDIKGDSEMKPPDAAALERDKRSALANSTNLTAIRKTDSPLKLTITTNGNAQRIMSTTPWRVTDGDQQVSPSVTSDSSNHSNQSSNSTSEWAVNDKKDKPKVEETIKKEAYHVGWSVKPSPSRNGLSKVRPDNGEDRRTSSPTKTPCKIKKEVTLGNGTKNRTLFSPKEEKSFVSKREKLGIVTKQVNGKHANQDRTKPIVSENGTDVQVGSDITKEREKPNGKSFVHQESSSTKHGVDAQNTNGKKNGTHIKKNNTSSSDDSESEQEITKNKSESEVMPKKKRKKKKMFVSDADQPATSESNGKNESKDANEKGVDVGKSEKLPESDAFRKYRGAGKSGEYRSDSDSDHSSHATFKRKNGQQTPVGQQHQRFRPPPQHFQERFCSPTDSDYDEDSPVGPHNHIPWRKRSYPSDQGYYEDRPHPPQHGHDPRNHWYGAPLGNKRKKMMNGYDDGYGKQDQRRFRQEGHYQNWDHHIQDGFPRRPGGDGPHKMSHSWDGTRRHQQGDVMDFLNKSSHKGYGPSVPNWDGGRSAIDEEVARDHANMKRRNTWNEDYDRGKVKKMRKPFHPQDQFSGHHNAFQHVQNHRNKGNFHGHRGGFNQFHHMKKSQSWHAGNRRMR